In the genome of Geotrypetes seraphini chromosome 16, aGeoSer1.1, whole genome shotgun sequence, one region contains:
- the CC2D1A gene encoding coiled-coil and C2 domain-containing protein 1A isoform X1 encodes MNRKKREPRPPGQGAARQMGLLLDFSPEGMMKGSNDEDVESDGDLEAELLLLTGGKSAGEEKPREKAPLPMEHIERMAALCMKDLDEDTLEDDEDLEADEDLLAELGEVLGERDPPALSHPTSAQLPVTPTGSKGLESTVTERLEMYHAAIANAKKVGESSKVRRYERGLKTLQDMLSSLRSGRSVNQEDLPPPVALGKSSDSKEPVVTAQSPAKLKEAFPSRQAADTELPTALPSRTPPPVLPKPRLPPEAASTASQSSFSKAGSEDGETKVTLLRRQREYKLAALQAKQQGNKEQATSYYRIAKVLDSVLAALEKGEPVDMNNLPPPLNKLPEGTKSLAPPSVAVGSTAAPAPEIPPPPRDVLEALQQRMVRYEAAAAQAKEKGDERKGRMHERIVKQYQEAIRAQKAGKSVDFSELPVPPGFPPIQGTEQSADQQSIMGVLESAMKLANQDADEGESHLHPAPGKAAPKSPNLQTPRTSLAVTAPPKMGSKAQQQLSFLEGRKKQLMQAALRAKQKNDIEGAKIFLRQAKGLDPMIEASQNALPVDITKVPQAPVNEEDFTFVQHRGQSVHPKTMAQYMELMELLRQQHEMCMSYSKQFTHLGNITETSKFEKMAEECKKNMEVVKQAHAKGFPLPKYHYEERTISTVKIFPDLTNSDMILFVEKGINLPAPSGMTPDDLDAFVRFEFPYPNTEEAQRDKTNVVKSTNCPVFKEQFKLFINRGHRGLKRAIQAKGIKFEIVHKGGLFKQDRVVGTAQLKLEALETNCEIRDIIEVMDGRRPTGGKIEVMIRIREPLSSQQLDMTTEKWLVIDPLHMPAVALPKPQQRPIPMKEVGNRPGFTLQSLNVLAFEKERLERKIQGYRQAQRQPPNELMNQYRDAVQRSQWLRIQLERGGQAVRKEYSAQLERYLQLYTEAARRLGQEGNREAAKEALYKRNLVESELQKMRK; translated from the exons ATGAACAGAAAGAAGAGGGAGCCGCGGCCCCCAGGGCAGGGGGCGGCTCGGCAG ATGGGTCTGCTCCTGGATTTCTCTCCAGAAGGAATGATGAAGGGCAGTAATGATGAGGATGTGGAGAGTGATGGAGACCTGGAAGCAGAGCTTTTGTTGCTGACTGGAGGAAAATCAGCTGGGGAAGAGAAACCCAGAGAGAAAG CTCCACTGCCCATGGAGCACATTGAGAGAATGGCTGCTCTGTGCATGAAGGATCTAGATGAGGACACGTTGGAAGATGATGAGGATCTAGAAGCAGACGAGGACCTTCTG GCGGAGTTGGGTGAAGTATTAGGAGAGCGTGACCCTCCAGCACTTTCGCATCCCACATCAGCTCAG CTTCCTGTGACCCCCACTGGCTCTAAGGGACTGGAGTCCACTGTAACTGAAAGGCTGGAAATGTACCATGCAGCCATTGCCAACGCCAAGAAGGTTGGGGAAAGCTCCAAAGTCCGGCGTTATGAGCGAGGCCTGAAG ACGTTGCAGGACATGCTTTCCTCTCTAAGGAGTGGCAGAAGTGTTAACCAGGAGGATCTTCCACCCCCTGTTGCCTTGGGGAAGAGCAGCGATTCCAAGGAGCCTGTGGTCACTGCACAGTCACCAGCAAAGCTAAAGGAAGCCTTCCCAAGTCGTCAGGCTGCTGACACAGAGCTACCGACTGCACTGCCCTCAAGAACTCCACCACCTGTACTGCCAAAGCCGAGGCTACCACCTGAGGCAGCTTCTACTGCCTCCCAGTCTTCCTTCTCAAAAGCAG GTTCTGAGGATGGAGAGACCAAAGTGACCCTCCTGAGGAGGCAGCGAGAGTACAAGTTGGCAGCGCTTCAAGCTAAGCAGCAGGGGAATAAAGAACAAGCCACCTCATACTACCGCATCGCCAAG GTACTGGATTCTGTCTTGGCAGCGCTGGAGAAAGGGGAGCCAGTGGACATGAATAACTTGCCCCCTCCACTTA ACAAACTTCCAGAGGGAACAAAATCTTTGGCTCCTCCATCAGTAGCAGTCGGAAGCACTGCTGCCCCAG CCCCTGagattccccctcctcctagagaTGTGTTAGAGGCCCTACAGCAGAGAATGGTCAGATATGAAGCAGCAGCAGCCCAGGCTAAAGAAAAAGGggatgagaggaagggaagaatgCATGAGCGCATTGTGAAG CAATACCAAGAAGCCATTCGAGCTCAGAAAGCAGGCAAAAGCGTGGATTTCTCTGAACTTCCAGTGCCCCCAG GTTTCCCTCCGATCCAAGGCACGGAGCAATCGGCTGATCAGCAAAGCATCATGGGGGTGCTGGAGAGTGCCATGAAACTGGCCAATCAGGATGCTGATGAGGGTGAG TCACACCTGCATCCTGCTCCTGGGAAAGCAGCACCAAAATCCCCCAACTTACAGACCCCCAGAACCTCCCTTGCAGTCACAGCTCCTCCAAAGATGGGCAGCAAAG CCCAGCAGCAGCTAAGTTTCCTGGAGGGCCGAAAGAAGCAGCTGATGCAGGCTGCTCTCCGAGCCAAGCAGAAGAATGACATCGAGGGAGCCAAGATCTTTCTGCGCCAGGCCAAGGGCCTAGATCCCATGATTGAGGCCtctcagaatgctctccctgtggATATCACCAAA GTGCCACAGGCCCCTGTTAATGAGGAGGACTTCACCTTCGTGCAGCATCGAGGCCAGAGTGTTCATCCCAAGACCATGGCTCAGTACATGGAACTGATGGAACTGCTACGGCAGCAACACGAG ATGTGCATGTCTTATTCCAAGCAATTTACTCACCTTGGCAACATCACAGAGACTTCAAA GTTTGAGAAGATGGCTGAGGAATGCAAGAAGAACATGGAGGTGGTAAAGCAGGCGCATGCAAAAGGCTTCCCCTTGCCTAAGTACCACTATGAGGAGCGGACAATAAGCACAGTCAA GATTTTTCCTGACCTCACTAACAGCGACATGATTTTGTTTGTGGAGAAGGGGATTAACCTCCCAGCACCCTCAG gaATGACCCCTGATGACCTTGACGCATTTGTGCGGTTTGAGTTCCCATACCCAAACACG GAAGAAGCACAAAGAGATAAGACAAATGTGGTGAAGAGCACAAACTGCCCAG TGTTCAAAGAACAATTTAAGCTCTTCATTAACCGAGGACACCGGGGTTTGAAGAGGGCAATTCAGGCAAAAGGCATTAAGTTTGAAATCGTCCACAAGGG AGGGCTGTTTAAGCAGGACCGGGTAGTGGGCACTGCTCAACTAAAGCTGGAGGCCCTGGAAACCAACTGTGAAATCCGTGATATCATTGAG GTGATGGATGGCCGTCGACCGACTGGGGGAAAGATTGAAGTGATGATTCGAATCCGGGAGCCCCTCAGCTCCCAGCAACTAGACATGACAACTGAAAAATGGCTGGTTATCGATCCCCTGCACATGCCGGCA GTTGCTCTTCCAAAACCTCAGCAGAGACCCATCCCGATGAAGGAGGTAGGAAACAG ACCTGGGTTTACACTACAGAGCTTGAATGTCTTGGCATTTGAAAAAGAGAGGCTGGAAAGGAAG ATCCAGGGCTACAGACAGGCTCAGAGACAGCCACCCAATGAGCTGATGAACCAGTACAGAGATGCTGTCCAGCGTAGTCAGTGGCTGCGAATACAGCTGGAAAGAGGAGGCCAAGCTGTGAGGAAAG AATACTCAGCCCAGCTAGAAAGATACCTGCAATTATACACGGAGGCTGCGCGGCGCCTGGGACAAGAAGGAAATAGG GAAGCAGCGAAGGAAGCATTGTATAAACGTAATCTTGTGGAGAGTGAG CTTCAGAAGATGCGGAAATGA
- the CC2D1A gene encoding coiled-coil and C2 domain-containing protein 1A isoform X2, translated as MNRKKREPRPPGQGAARQMGLLLDFSPEGMMKGSNDEDVESDGDLEAELLLLTGGKSAGEEKPREKAPLPMEHIERMAALCMKDLDEDTLEDDEDLEADEDLLAELGEVLGERDPPALSHPTSAQLPVTPTGSKGLESTVTERLEMYHAAIANAKKVGESSKVRRYERGLKTLQDMLSSLRSGRSVNQEDLPPPVALGKSSDSKEPVVTAQSPAKLKEAFPSRQAADTELPTALPSRTPPPVLPKPRLPPEAASTASQSSFSKAGSEDGETKVTLLRRQREYKLAALQAKQQGNKEQATSYYRIAKVLDSVLAALEKGEPVDMNNLPPPLNKLPEGTKSLAPPSVAVGSTAAPAPEIPPPPRDVLEALQQRMVRYEAAAAQAKEKGDERKGRMHERIVKQYQEAIRAQKAGKSVDFSELPVPPGFPPIQGTEQSADQQSIMGVLESAMKLANQDADEGESHLHPAPGKAAPKSPNLQTPRTSLAVTAPPKMGSKAQQQLSFLEGRKKQLMQAALRAKQKNDIEGAKIFLRQAKGLDPMIEASQNALPVDITKVPQAPVNEEDFTFVQHRGQSVHPKTMAQYMELMELLRQQHEMCMSYSKQFTHLGNITETSKFEKMAEECKKNMEVVKQAHAKGFPLPKYHYEERTISTVKIFPDLTNSDMILFVEKGINLPAPSGMTPDDLDAFVRFEFPYPNTEEAQRDKTNVVKSTNCPVFKEQFKLFINRGHRGLKRAIQAKGIKFEIVHKGGLFKQDRVVGTAQLKLEALETNCEIRDIIEVMDGRRPTGGKIEVMIRIREPLSSQQLDMTTEKWLVIDPLHMPAVALPKPQQRPIPMKEVGNRSSFCLVI; from the exons ATGAACAGAAAGAAGAGGGAGCCGCGGCCCCCAGGGCAGGGGGCGGCTCGGCAG ATGGGTCTGCTCCTGGATTTCTCTCCAGAAGGAATGATGAAGGGCAGTAATGATGAGGATGTGGAGAGTGATGGAGACCTGGAAGCAGAGCTTTTGTTGCTGACTGGAGGAAAATCAGCTGGGGAAGAGAAACCCAGAGAGAAAG CTCCACTGCCCATGGAGCACATTGAGAGAATGGCTGCTCTGTGCATGAAGGATCTAGATGAGGACACGTTGGAAGATGATGAGGATCTAGAAGCAGACGAGGACCTTCTG GCGGAGTTGGGTGAAGTATTAGGAGAGCGTGACCCTCCAGCACTTTCGCATCCCACATCAGCTCAG CTTCCTGTGACCCCCACTGGCTCTAAGGGACTGGAGTCCACTGTAACTGAAAGGCTGGAAATGTACCATGCAGCCATTGCCAACGCCAAGAAGGTTGGGGAAAGCTCCAAAGTCCGGCGTTATGAGCGAGGCCTGAAG ACGTTGCAGGACATGCTTTCCTCTCTAAGGAGTGGCAGAAGTGTTAACCAGGAGGATCTTCCACCCCCTGTTGCCTTGGGGAAGAGCAGCGATTCCAAGGAGCCTGTGGTCACTGCACAGTCACCAGCAAAGCTAAAGGAAGCCTTCCCAAGTCGTCAGGCTGCTGACACAGAGCTACCGACTGCACTGCCCTCAAGAACTCCACCACCTGTACTGCCAAAGCCGAGGCTACCACCTGAGGCAGCTTCTACTGCCTCCCAGTCTTCCTTCTCAAAAGCAG GTTCTGAGGATGGAGAGACCAAAGTGACCCTCCTGAGGAGGCAGCGAGAGTACAAGTTGGCAGCGCTTCAAGCTAAGCAGCAGGGGAATAAAGAACAAGCCACCTCATACTACCGCATCGCCAAG GTACTGGATTCTGTCTTGGCAGCGCTGGAGAAAGGGGAGCCAGTGGACATGAATAACTTGCCCCCTCCACTTA ACAAACTTCCAGAGGGAACAAAATCTTTGGCTCCTCCATCAGTAGCAGTCGGAAGCACTGCTGCCCCAG CCCCTGagattccccctcctcctagagaTGTGTTAGAGGCCCTACAGCAGAGAATGGTCAGATATGAAGCAGCAGCAGCCCAGGCTAAAGAAAAAGGggatgagaggaagggaagaatgCATGAGCGCATTGTGAAG CAATACCAAGAAGCCATTCGAGCTCAGAAAGCAGGCAAAAGCGTGGATTTCTCTGAACTTCCAGTGCCCCCAG GTTTCCCTCCGATCCAAGGCACGGAGCAATCGGCTGATCAGCAAAGCATCATGGGGGTGCTGGAGAGTGCCATGAAACTGGCCAATCAGGATGCTGATGAGGGTGAG TCACACCTGCATCCTGCTCCTGGGAAAGCAGCACCAAAATCCCCCAACTTACAGACCCCCAGAACCTCCCTTGCAGTCACAGCTCCTCCAAAGATGGGCAGCAAAG CCCAGCAGCAGCTAAGTTTCCTGGAGGGCCGAAAGAAGCAGCTGATGCAGGCTGCTCTCCGAGCCAAGCAGAAGAATGACATCGAGGGAGCCAAGATCTTTCTGCGCCAGGCCAAGGGCCTAGATCCCATGATTGAGGCCtctcagaatgctctccctgtggATATCACCAAA GTGCCACAGGCCCCTGTTAATGAGGAGGACTTCACCTTCGTGCAGCATCGAGGCCAGAGTGTTCATCCCAAGACCATGGCTCAGTACATGGAACTGATGGAACTGCTACGGCAGCAACACGAG ATGTGCATGTCTTATTCCAAGCAATTTACTCACCTTGGCAACATCACAGAGACTTCAAA GTTTGAGAAGATGGCTGAGGAATGCAAGAAGAACATGGAGGTGGTAAAGCAGGCGCATGCAAAAGGCTTCCCCTTGCCTAAGTACCACTATGAGGAGCGGACAATAAGCACAGTCAA GATTTTTCCTGACCTCACTAACAGCGACATGATTTTGTTTGTGGAGAAGGGGATTAACCTCCCAGCACCCTCAG gaATGACCCCTGATGACCTTGACGCATTTGTGCGGTTTGAGTTCCCATACCCAAACACG GAAGAAGCACAAAGAGATAAGACAAATGTGGTGAAGAGCACAAACTGCCCAG TGTTCAAAGAACAATTTAAGCTCTTCATTAACCGAGGACACCGGGGTTTGAAGAGGGCAATTCAGGCAAAAGGCATTAAGTTTGAAATCGTCCACAAGGG AGGGCTGTTTAAGCAGGACCGGGTAGTGGGCACTGCTCAACTAAAGCTGGAGGCCCTGGAAACCAACTGTGAAATCCGTGATATCATTGAG GTGATGGATGGCCGTCGACCGACTGGGGGAAAGATTGAAGTGATGATTCGAATCCGGGAGCCCCTCAGCTCCCAGCAACTAGACATGACAACTGAAAAATGGCTGGTTATCGATCCCCTGCACATGCCGGCA GTTGCTCTTCCAAAACCTCAGCAGAGACCCATCCCGATGAAGGAGGTAGGAAACAG ATCCTCATTCTGCTTGGTGATTTAA